One Candidatus Binatia bacterium genomic window carries:
- the ftsH gene encoding ATP-dependent zinc metalloprotease FtsH, whose translation MTNQFSRNVALWLVMGLLFLLLFNVFSRQQTKEPEVIFSDFIGAVEKGEVAQVTIQGQNIRGRYATGERFKTFAPQDPDLVKLLRDKGVKIEARPEEGEPWYLVLFVQWFPMLLLIAVWIFFMRQMQIGGGKAMAFGKSRAKMLTENSQRVTFSDVAGVDEAKEELEEIIAFLKDPKKFTKLGGRIPKGVLLVGPPGTGKTLLARAIAGEAGVPFFSISGSDFVEMFVGVGASRVRDLFVQGKKNAPCIIFIDEIDAVGRHRGAGLGGGHDEREQTLNQLLVEMDGFETNEGVILIAATNRPDVLDPALLRPGRFDRRVVVPRPDVKGREGILRVHTRRVPIAEDVDLALLARSTPGFAGADLENLVNEAALLAARQNKDKVSMADFELAKDKVLMGVERKSMIMSPEEKRSTAYHEAGHALVAKLLPGADPVHKVSIIPRGMALGITQQVPADDRHSYSRDQILAQITILFGGRAAEELVLGQITTGAANDIERATEWARKMVCQWGMSEKLGPMTFGKKEEQIFLGRDFTQLQDYSEHTAVEIDNEVRRLINECYQRARDLLAANIAILHRLAETLLEKEVLDGAEIDAIIRSQKEVQAKAEGWRASAGMTA comes from the coding sequence ATGACGAATCAGTTCTCCCGTAATGTCGCCCTATGGCTGGTTATGGGCTTACTTTTTCTACTGCTGTTCAACGTCTTCAGCCGGCAGCAGACGAAAGAGCCCGAGGTCATTTTCAGCGACTTCATCGGTGCCGTAGAAAAAGGCGAAGTGGCGCAGGTAACGATTCAGGGACAGAACATTCGGGGCCGGTATGCTACGGGAGAGCGTTTTAAGACGTTTGCTCCTCAAGATCCTGATCTGGTAAAACTGCTGCGCGACAAGGGCGTAAAGATTGAAGCTCGCCCCGAGGAGGGCGAACCCTGGTATCTGGTGCTGTTCGTGCAGTGGTTCCCCATGCTTCTGCTCATTGCCGTATGGATTTTTTTCATGCGGCAAATGCAGATCGGTGGCGGTAAGGCGATGGCTTTTGGGAAGAGCCGCGCGAAGATGCTCACCGAGAACTCTCAACGAGTGACGTTTAGTGATGTGGCGGGGGTAGACGAGGCGAAGGAGGAGCTCGAAGAGATCATTGCTTTTTTGAAGGACCCCAAAAAGTTCACGAAGCTAGGAGGCCGGATTCCAAAGGGCGTCCTGCTGGTTGGCCCCCCCGGTACCGGGAAGACCCTGCTGGCGCGCGCCATCGCCGGAGAGGCGGGCGTCCCCTTTTTCTCGATCAGCGGCTCGGACTTCGTGGAGATGTTTGTTGGTGTCGGGGCCTCGCGTGTTCGCGACTTGTTCGTGCAAGGCAAGAAAAATGCACCCTGCATTATTTTCATCGACGAGATTGATGCTGTTGGTCGCCATCGGGGCGCCGGGCTCGGTGGGGGGCACGATGAGCGTGAACAAACGCTGAACCAACTTCTCGTCGAGATGGATGGATTTGAAACTAACGAAGGTGTCATTTTGATCGCGGCGACGAACAGGCCCGACGTTTTGGATCCTGCACTGCTTCGTCCTGGGCGCTTCGATCGACGGGTGGTCGTTCCTCGCCCCGATGTGAAAGGCCGTGAAGGGATTCTGCGCGTCCACACGCGACGCGTCCCGATCGCCGAGGATGTGGACTTGGCATTGCTGGCGCGCAGTACACCGGGCTTTGCGGGGGCGGACCTGGAGAACTTGGTCAATGAGGCTGCGTTGCTCGCGGCGCGGCAAAATAAAGATAAGGTCAGTATGGCGGACTTTGAGCTCGCCAAGGATAAGGTCCTCATGGGTGTGGAGCGCAAGAGCATGATCATGAGTCCGGAAGAGAAGCGCAGTACAGCCTATCACGAGGCCGGCCACGCTCTTGTCGCTAAGTTGCTCCCAGGAGCCGATCCGGTGCACAAGGTTTCCATTATCCCGCGCGGTATGGCTCTGGGAATCACCCAGCAAGTTCCCGCGGATGACCGTCACTCTTACTCGCGGGACCAAATCCTGGCACAAATTACAATCCTCTTCGGTGGGCGAGCCGCAGAAGAGCTGGTGTTAGGCCAGATCACTACTGGCGCCGCGAACGACATCGAGCGTGCCACAGAGTGGGCGCGGAAGATGGTTTGCCAGTGGGGCATGAGCGAAAAACTTGGCCCGATGACCTTTGGGAAAAAGGAAGAGCAAATTTTCTTGGGCAGGGATTTTACTCAGCTCCAAGATTATTCCGAGCACACGGCGGTGGAGATCGACAACGAAGTGCGCCGCCTGATCAACGAATGCTACCAGCGGGCTCGGGATCTTCTTGCTGCCAACATTGCCATCCTTCACCGTCTCGCGGAAACGTTGCTCGAGAAGGAAGTGCTGGACGGCGCTGAAATCGACGCGATCATTCGCAGCCAGAAAGAAGTCCAGGCCAAGGCAGAGGGGTGGCGCGCAAGTGCTGGAATGACGGCATAG
- the tilS gene encoding tRNA lysidine(34) synthetase TilS, with protein sequence MLVKRHWFLRKVWRTVRRHEMLRPGERVVVAVSGGGDSVALLVALAKIAPHLGLELIVGHLNHQLRPSASEDQQFVVELGRQLGLPVDTESLAAEVLAAGNVEAKARSYRYRYLRKVARRFHCSKIATGHTLDDQAETVVLRMLRGTGFRGLRGILPIRGDGVIRPLIECRREEAREFLTELAIPWREDDTNTDPRFFRNRVRHSVLPVLSAEVPAAPRILARLAADTRDDFAAYAALLEEKLRSVETGDGALAIASLREMAPPIRRSLLRLWLARQMGQSAPPSLVAQLDAQLSGGRGIFVTLPGQAAAQVTAAQGRLVCGVPFGEKIAVTDQWGPISLLPDTSYDLPGGWQLRVEACSVRPDDVTQLGRDECVALVDADALQGTLLARPCKRGDAVVPFGMMGRRKLQDIFTDKKVPRSQRWGRPLVADAARVLWVPGVVRSNHALVTANSCRIWRLCAARSNG encoded by the coding sequence ATGCTGGTAAAGCGTCACTGGTTCTTGCGCAAAGTGTGGCGAACGGTTCGCAGGCACGAGATGCTCCGTCCGGGTGAGCGCGTTGTCGTGGCTGTGTCTGGCGGCGGCGATTCGGTGGCACTGCTGGTTGCGTTGGCCAAGATCGCTCCGCATCTCGGCCTGGAATTGATTGTAGGTCACTTGAACCACCAGCTCCGTCCCTCAGCGTCCGAAGATCAACAGTTCGTCGTGGAGCTGGGTAGGCAGCTCGGCCTCCCCGTTGACACGGAGTCGCTGGCCGCCGAGGTCTTGGCTGCGGGGAACGTAGAGGCGAAAGCGAGATCGTATCGTTATCGGTACCTGCGCAAAGTCGCTCGACGATTTCACTGCTCAAAAATTGCAACCGGGCACACGCTCGACGACCAAGCTGAAACGGTTGTGTTGAGGATGTTGCGGGGCACTGGATTTCGAGGGCTTCGCGGCATTCTGCCGATTCGAGGCGACGGCGTGATTCGGCCGCTCATCGAGTGCCGCCGTGAAGAAGCCAGGGAGTTTTTGACCGAGCTCGCCATCCCGTGGCGCGAGGATGATACCAACACGGACCCTCGTTTCTTTCGCAACCGTGTCCGCCACTCAGTCCTCCCGGTGCTGTCAGCCGAAGTACCCGCAGCACCCCGTATCCTGGCCAGGTTGGCGGCCGATACGCGGGATGATTTTGCCGCTTACGCAGCCCTTCTCGAAGAAAAACTAAGGTCCGTGGAAACTGGCGACGGAGCGCTCGCCATCGCTTCGCTCCGCGAAATGGCACCCCCGATCCGGCGGTCACTCCTACGATTGTGGCTCGCTCGACAGATGGGGCAGAGCGCGCCACCTTCGCTTGTCGCCCAGCTTGACGCCCAACTGAGCGGTGGCCGGGGCATCTTCGTAACCCTGCCTGGCCAAGCGGCCGCTCAGGTGACGGCGGCTCAAGGGCGGCTCGTTTGTGGGGTTCCCTTTGGTGAAAAAATTGCGGTGACCGATCAATGGGGCCCGATTTCGTTGCTGCCCGACACCTCTTACGATTTACCAGGCGGGTGGCAACTACGGGTGGAAGCCTGCTCCGTGCGGCCCGACGATGTGACTCAGCTGGGTCGCGACGAGTGCGTCGCCCTGGTTGATGCGGACGCACTCCAAGGTACCTTGCTTGCCCGCCCGTGTAAAAGAGGAGACGCGGTTGTGCCCTTCGGCATGATGGGTAGGCGGAAGCTTCAGGACATTTTCACGGATAAAAAGGTCCCTCGGTCACAACGTTGGGGTCGGCCGCTCGTGGCCGACGCCGCAAGGGTGCTCTGGGTGCCAGGAGTGGTTCGTAGTAATCACGCTCTGGTGACAGCGAACTCATGCCGCATCTGGCGGCTGTGTGCCGCAAGGAGTAACGGCTAG
- a CDS encoding NAD(P)/FAD-dependent oxidoreductase, with amino-acid sequence MHIAIVGAGPAGLAAAYDLARAGHAVTIYEGAENVGGLAGGFREPHWNWSLEKFYHHWFQSDAAILGLIKELGWESDVLFPRPYTVLYHEGQFYPADSIGTAIRFFFPRFPVHDVLRFGLVGLYLRLTPRWKPLEQVPASQWLRRWAGSRIYETIWEPMLVGKFGEEHAHLVNMAWFWARIKSRTTRLGTFAGGFQAFFDRFGAVLESNGVKIRLRTTVTGIAPQDDGGLVVETLQEQQVFDAVICTSSPALAARMIPALPASYADKLRSLRSLGAVVLIVALDRPLTSFYWHNLPKSAGFPFLALVEHTNFVSAENFGGDHLVYCGDYLEPGHEYFRLSREELLERFIASFPRFNPAFERSWVRNSWLFRTNYAQPIPFVNHSENIPDLRTPIRGLYFASMSQVYPWDRGTNYAVQLGRRVAKLLLEDLA; translated from the coding sequence ATGCACATCGCTATCGTGGGAGCGGGACCCGCGGGCCTCGCCGCGGCGTACGATTTGGCTCGCGCTGGTCATGCGGTAACGATTTACGAAGGCGCGGAGAACGTCGGTGGCTTGGCCGGAGGCTTTCGTGAGCCTCATTGGAACTGGTCACTGGAGAAATTCTACCACCACTGGTTCCAGTCAGACGCGGCCATTCTCGGCCTCATTAAGGAGCTAGGTTGGGAATCTGACGTGCTCTTTCCGCGTCCCTACACGGTTCTCTACCACGAAGGCCAGTTTTACCCTGCCGATTCCATCGGGACGGCCATCCGCTTCTTCTTTCCTCGTTTTCCCGTGCACGATGTGCTTCGTTTCGGGCTGGTAGGCCTCTATCTGCGTTTGACACCGCGCTGGAAACCTCTGGAGCAAGTGCCTGCCTCGCAATGGTTACGCCGGTGGGCTGGTAGCCGGATCTACGAAACGATTTGGGAACCGATGCTCGTCGGCAAGTTCGGGGAGGAACATGCCCATCTGGTCAACATGGCTTGGTTCTGGGCCCGGATTAAGTCGCGGACAACAAGGCTGGGTACGTTTGCGGGAGGGTTTCAAGCATTTTTCGACCGCTTTGGGGCCGTTCTGGAAAGCAACGGGGTGAAGATCCGGCTGCGAACGACCGTGACGGGGATTGCACCGCAAGACGATGGCGGTCTGGTCGTCGAGACATTGCAAGAGCAACAAGTGTTCGACGCCGTCATTTGTACATCATCCCCAGCGTTGGCCGCACGGATGATCCCCGCGTTACCCGCGAGTTACGCGGACAAGCTCAGATCCTTACGATCGCTGGGAGCGGTTGTCCTCATCGTCGCGCTGGACCGCCCCTTAACGTCCTTTTACTGGCACAATCTGCCGAAGTCGGCTGGCTTTCCATTTCTCGCGTTAGTGGAGCACACCAACTTCGTTTCAGCCGAAAACTTCGGGGGAGATCACCTCGTGTATTGTGGGGACTACCTGGAACCCGGGCACGAGTACTTCCGCCTCTCACGCGAAGAGCTACTCGAGCGCTTCATCGCGTCCTTTCCGCGATTCAACCCCGCTTTTGAACGCAGTTGGGTCCGAAACTCGTGGTTGTTTCGCACGAACTACGCGCAACCGATTCCCTTCGTAAATCACTCGGAGAACATTCCTGATCTTCGTACCCCAATCCGTGGACTTTATTTTGCCTCGATGAGCCAGGTGTACCCTTGGGATCGCGGTACGAACTACGCTGTGCAACTCGGCCGAAGGGTGGCGAAACTGCTCCTAGAAGACCTAGCCTAA
- a CDS encoding ribonuclease Z, with the protein MKSAFAPRLINGPFGDPGLYVYLRWLGRGLLFDLGNLERLPGPAIARLTHVFVSHTHLDHFVGFDRVLRVFLARDVELALYGPAGFAENVAGKLRGYTWNLVENYPFSLLVHEVLPEKVLVYRFRAQTGFAAEEVGERPFAGILHREPSLWVEAAILDHRIPCLAFALCEPVRLNIRTDALQRLGIPPGRWLNELKERIRNAEPDSTPITIQWTEQGQLHTKQFQLGDLRRELVLETAGTKICYVVDTLFHRANVERIVNLIQKADILYCESLFLDEDRDEASKRYHLTARQAGTLARLAGVRELRTFHFSPRYSGQAQRLIAEAQATFRGELPPDEP; encoded by the coding sequence GTGAAATCGGCCTTCGCACCGCGGCTGATCAATGGGCCGTTTGGCGACCCGGGTCTCTATGTCTACCTTCGCTGGCTTGGCCGCGGGCTGCTCTTCGACCTAGGAAACCTCGAGCGACTTCCCGGACCAGCCATCGCGCGACTGACGCATGTATTCGTGTCACACACGCACTTGGACCACTTTGTGGGCTTTGACAGAGTCTTGAGAGTGTTTCTGGCGCGCGATGTCGAGCTCGCGCTCTACGGGCCGGCGGGCTTCGCCGAGAACGTCGCTGGGAAGCTCCGCGGTTATACATGGAACCTCGTGGAAAACTATCCGTTCTCTTTGCTTGTTCATGAGGTTCTGCCCGAGAAAGTCCTCGTTTATCGCTTCCGCGCGCAGACAGGCTTTGCCGCGGAGGAAGTTGGCGAACGACCATTCGCTGGGATCCTGCACCGAGAGCCCTCCCTTTGGGTGGAAGCGGCAATCCTTGATCATCGAATTCCCTGCCTCGCTTTTGCCCTCTGCGAGCCCGTGCGATTGAACATTCGCACTGACGCGCTGCAACGGCTGGGGATACCTCCTGGACGTTGGTTGAATGAGCTCAAAGAGCGCATTCGGAATGCGGAACCAGACAGCACGCCGATCACGATCCAATGGACCGAGCAGGGGCAGTTACACACCAAACAATTCCAACTCGGCGACTTGCGACGGGAACTGGTTTTAGAGACGGCCGGCACCAAAATTTGCTACGTCGTGGATACATTGTTCCACCGAGCGAACGTCGAACGAATTGTGAATCTCATTCAGAAGGCTGATATTTTGTACTGCGAATCTCTGTTTCTTGACGAAGATCGGGACGAAGCGTCGAAACGCTACCATCTCACTGCCAGGCAGGCGGGCACTTTGGCCCGACTTGCGGGCGTACGCGAGCTTCGCACGTTTCACTTTTCTCCGCGATACAGTGGGCAAGCGCAGCGGTTAATTGCCGAGGCCCAAGCCACATTTCGCGGTGAGTTGCCCCCAGATGAACCTTGA
- a CDS encoding TIGR03668 family PPOX class F420-dependent oxidoreductase, whose product MNLEGPALDLVLACPVGHLATANRQGTPHVVPVCFAYDRGRFYFVVDLKPKRNPERIKRLRNIQENPRVALVIDRYDTDWSHLAFVLVHGIAQVIREAEEWQHAIDLLRARYPNYQSMPLSFTANPAVRIEVERWHFWRASESQGSHPKD is encoded by the coding sequence ATGAACCTTGAGGGACCTGCGCTCGACTTAGTTCTCGCGTGCCCCGTGGGCCATTTGGCCACGGCCAATCGGCAGGGCACGCCTCATGTCGTACCGGTTTGTTTCGCCTATGACCGCGGACGCTTCTATTTCGTCGTCGACCTCAAGCCGAAACGGAATCCCGAACGAATCAAGCGGCTGCGCAACATCCAAGAAAACCCACGCGTGGCTCTAGTGATTGACCGCTATGACACCGACTGGAGTCATCTAGCGTTCGTCTTAGTGCACGGCATTGCACAGGTAATTCGTGAGGCCGAGGAATGGCAACACGCGATCGATTTGCTGCGAGCTCGTTATCCCAACTACCAGTCGATGCCCCTCAGCTTCACGGCCAACCCAGCGGTTCGCATCGAAGTCGAGCGGTGGCATTTTTGGCGAGCCAGCGAGAGCCAGGGTTCGCATCCGAAGGACTAA
- the rplI gene encoding 50S ribosomal protein L9 gives MEVILKAEIPNLGRSGEIVKVRPGFARNYLIPRGLAVVADRRNRRLLEHEQRVAATRYEREKRASEALAQKLTQLTLVVRMRAGEEGKLFGSVTNLDLERLLAERGIKVERRRIRLEEPIKTLGEHTVPVHLPAGVVAHLTVVVEPVS, from the coding sequence ATGGAAGTCATTCTGAAGGCGGAAATCCCCAACTTGGGACGCAGTGGAGAAATCGTGAAGGTTCGCCCGGGCTTTGCACGCAACTACCTGATTCCGCGTGGCTTGGCCGTGGTCGCCGATCGCCGCAATCGTCGTTTGCTGGAGCACGAGCAGAGGGTTGCGGCGACACGGTACGAGCGAGAAAAGCGAGCGAGCGAAGCTTTGGCGCAGAAACTCACACAGCTCACGCTTGTCGTGCGGATGCGCGCGGGGGAGGAGGGTAAGCTGTTCGGATCCGTCACGAATTTGGACCTCGAGCGCTTGTTGGCCGAGCGAGGGATCAAAGTGGAGCGGCGACGGATTCGGCTGGAGGAGCCAATTAAGACTCTCGGTGAGCATACGGTTCCTGTACACCTTCCCGCCGGCGTGGTCGCTCATCTGACGGTTGTTGTCGAGCCCGTGTCATAG
- the rpsR gene encoding 30S ribosomal protein S18, with protein sequence MTTTTQKDGAGKKARPAADEKVPFRRRGPGRRKVCRFCADKVGWIDYKDAKTLAGFLTERGKIVPSRVTGNCAKHQRQLTVAIKRARTVALLPYTVTEV encoded by the coding sequence ATGACAACCACCACCCAGAAAGATGGAGCAGGAAAGAAAGCTCGTCCGGCGGCCGACGAGAAGGTTCCGTTTCGAAGACGAGGGCCCGGCCGGCGCAAAGTGTGCCGCTTTTGTGCCGACAAAGTTGGTTGGATCGACTACAAAGATGCCAAAACCTTGGCCGGATTTCTCACGGAGCGGGGAAAAATAGTTCCAAGTCGCGTCACGGGGAACTGCGCAAAGCATCAACGCCAGTTGACAGTTGCGATTAAGCGCGCACGTACGGTGGCACTGTTGCCGTATACAGTAACCGAGGTGTAG
- the rpsF gene encoding 30S ribosomal protein S6, whose amino-acid sequence MREYETLYVQHPEAPESRQQEINARVRSLIQDHGGEIVSVKSWGLKELAYPIQKQKKGVYYLVRYRATPAVVNELERNLKILDEVIRFITVRIPEHVLKSQRLTGGVEHRSSREDEAVEEVTDR is encoded by the coding sequence ATGCGAGAATACGAGACGTTGTACGTTCAACATCCAGAGGCGCCAGAATCTCGTCAGCAAGAGATTAATGCGCGCGTGAGGAGCTTGATCCAAGACCATGGCGGCGAGATCGTTTCCGTGAAAAGCTGGGGATTGAAAGAACTTGCGTACCCGATTCAGAAGCAGAAGAAGGGTGTCTACTACCTGGTGAGGTACCGCGCCACACCCGCCGTCGTCAACGAGCTCGAGCGCAATCTAAAAATCCTGGACGAGGTGATTCGTTTCATCACGGTGCGTATTCCCGAGCACGTGCTCAAGAGCCAGCGCCTCACGGGAGGTGTTGAGCATCGCAGCTCAAGAGAGGATGAAGCGGTCGAGGAGGTTACTGACCGATGA
- a CDS encoding 50S ribosomal protein L25/general stress protein Ctc — translation MEILELLVELRDELGKGAARRLRRAGKVPAILYGPKREPLALAVPTREFRQKVAALEGAHLIRLVNENLKVVNENLKECVAVVRDMQLHPVSSAILHVDFYEVDLAAKLTVSAPLHFVGKAAGVALGGILQPLRREIEVRCLPMQIPEHVEVDVSHLGIHDTIHVSELRLPEGVEVVYTEDFPVVTVLPPTVEEVSGAQMVGEAQAAAPGGEPAKGGTEK, via the coding sequence ATGGAAATCCTCGAGTTGCTGGTGGAACTTAGGGATGAGCTGGGTAAAGGTGCCGCACGACGGCTCAGGCGTGCGGGTAAGGTGCCTGCGATCCTTTACGGCCCAAAACGCGAGCCTCTGGCGCTCGCCGTGCCGACCCGGGAGTTCCGTCAGAAGGTTGCCGCCCTCGAGGGGGCCCACTTGATTCGTTTAGTAAACGAGAACTTGAAGGTAGTAAACGAGAACTTGAAGGAGTGCGTGGCGGTTGTGCGGGATATGCAGTTGCACCCGGTTTCGAGCGCGATCCTCCACGTGGACTTCTACGAAGTGGACCTGGCCGCCAAGCTGACAGTCTCAGCTCCCTTACACTTTGTTGGAAAGGCTGCGGGAGTCGCGCTTGGAGGAATCCTGCAACCCCTCCGCCGTGAAATTGAGGTTCGCTGTTTACCGATGCAGATTCCCGAGCACGTTGAAGTGGATGTCTCGCACCTGGGCATTCACGATACCATCCACGTGAGCGAATTACGCTTGCCGGAAGGCGTCGAGGTTGTGTACACGGAAGATTTTCCCGTGGTTACAGTCTTGCCGCCCACAGTTGAGGAAGTTTCAGGCGCTCAGATGGTGGGCGAAGCACAAGCTGCAGCCCCAGGCGGTGAACCAGCGAAGGGGGGAACGGAAAAATAG
- a CDS encoding ribose-phosphate pyrophosphokinase: MRDEIKVFAGNSNPALADAVCAYLRVHRGAAEVRRFSDGEVLVEIKENVRGGDVFVIQSTCTPVNDNLIELLLMLDAFRRASAKRITAVIPYYGYARQDRKVAPRVPISAKLVADLITTAGASRVLTVDLHAGQIQGFFNVPVDNLFATPVLLRYIRERLPTDEITVVSPDAGGVERARAFAKHLDAGLAIIDKRRARPNEVAEMHIVGEVRGRTAVLIDDMVDTGGTLAAAAEALMENGATEVFACCTHAVLSGGAVQRIEASLLKELIVTDTIPLRPEAAASSKLRVLSVAHLLGEAIRRTHYEESISSLFV; encoded by the coding sequence GTGCGCGACGAGATCAAGGTGTTTGCTGGAAATTCAAACCCAGCGCTTGCGGATGCGGTGTGTGCGTATCTCCGTGTGCACCGTGGGGCAGCGGAGGTCCGGCGATTTAGCGATGGCGAAGTCCTGGTCGAAATCAAAGAAAACGTTCGCGGCGGAGATGTTTTTGTCATCCAATCAACCTGTACGCCCGTGAACGATAATCTCATTGAGCTCCTACTGATGTTGGACGCATTTCGCCGGGCTTCGGCAAAGCGCATTACGGCCGTGATTCCGTATTACGGCTACGCCCGACAGGACCGCAAGGTGGCCCCGCGGGTGCCGATCAGCGCAAAGTTGGTGGCAGACTTGATTACGACTGCGGGCGCTTCTCGTGTGCTAACCGTGGATCTACACGCGGGGCAAATCCAAGGCTTCTTTAATGTGCCTGTAGACAATCTGTTCGCGACCCCGGTACTTTTGCGATACATTCGTGAGCGATTGCCCACCGACGAAATTACGGTAGTATCGCCCGACGCTGGAGGCGTTGAGCGTGCTCGAGCATTTGCCAAGCACCTGGACGCTGGCCTCGCGATTATCGACAAGAGGCGCGCCCGGCCCAACGAAGTAGCGGAGATGCATATCGTGGGTGAGGTCCGCGGTCGTACAGCCGTACTCATCGACGATATGGTGGACACCGGCGGTACTTTGGCGGCAGCCGCGGAAGCGCTCATGGAAAACGGGGCAACAGAGGTCTTCGCTTGTTGCACGCACGCGGTATTGTCAGGAGGGGCCGTGCAACGGATCGAGGCGTCCTTGCTGAAGGAACTGATTGTGACGGACACGATCCCCTTGCGCCCCGAAGCTGCGGCAAGCAGCAAACTGAGGGTCTTGTCCGTTGCTCACCTTCTGGGAGAAGCGATTCGGCGGACCCACTATGAAGAATCGATCAGTTCCCTGTTTGTTTGA
- the ispE gene encoding 4-(cytidine 5'-diphospho)-2-C-methyl-D-erythritol kinase: MAIFQVWSPAKVNLVLYLRGRREDGFHLIESLVAPVSLFDRITIELGTASSSAMRCEVESTGFPVPRGEENLVSRAVAAYEKAVRRPLPTVRVRLEKFIPVGAGLGGGSSNAAALLVLLQRIFKNPLNDLELTKVGASVGADVPFFLSGRPAILRGVGEQIEPVALPQTLHLVLCSDGSSLLTKDVYAEARRSLTVFSRVSNIGAFLEGKLDLVNALQNDLEAAAIAMHPGIEQMKRDVVTAGAAAGLMTGSGSCVFGVCRSRAHARRVAEILSARGYWAVPVQTLTQTWIFCYWCAG, from the coding sequence ATGGCGATCTTTCAAGTGTGGAGTCCCGCTAAGGTTAATCTCGTCCTTTACTTACGAGGCCGCCGGGAGGATGGATTTCACCTGATCGAGTCTCTGGTGGCGCCCGTCAGCCTGTTTGACCGGATCACCATCGAGCTTGGCACCGCTTCCAGCAGTGCGATGCGGTGTGAGGTGGAAAGCACCGGGTTCCCAGTTCCGAGAGGCGAGGAGAATCTGGTTAGCCGGGCGGTCGCGGCTTACGAGAAGGCAGTGAGGAGACCCTTGCCAACAGTGCGCGTACGGCTGGAAAAATTCATTCCTGTCGGGGCTGGTCTAGGCGGTGGAAGCAGCAACGCCGCGGCACTGCTGGTACTCCTTCAACGGATCTTCAAAAACCCACTAAACGACCTGGAGCTCACGAAGGTTGGCGCTAGCGTTGGAGCAGATGTACCTTTTTTCCTCTCCGGTCGGCCTGCAATTCTGCGCGGTGTGGGAGAGCAGATCGAGCCGGTCGCTCTCCCGCAAACATTGCACCTTGTCCTATGCAGCGACGGCTCCTCGTTGCTCACTAAGGATGTGTATGCGGAAGCTAGGCGCTCGTTGACAGTATTCAGCCGCGTTTCTAATATCGGCGCCTTCCTTGAAGGCAAACTTGACCTGGTAAACGCCCTGCAGAACGATTTGGAAGCGGCAGCAATTGCAATGCACCCAGGAATCGAGCAAATGAAGCGAGACGTGGTCACGGCAGGTGCCGCGGCTGGGTTAATGACGGGCAGTGGCTCGTGTGTCTTCGGTGTTTGTCGAAGCCGAGCACACGCGCGGCGAGTTGCCGAGATCCTCTCAGCCCGCGGCTACTGGGCCGTGCCCGTACAAACACTGACACAAACTTGGATCTTTTGTTACTGGTGTGCAGGGTGA